The Vicia villosa cultivar HV-30 ecotype Madison, WI unplaced genomic scaffold, Vvil1.0 ctg.001235F_1_1_1, whole genome shotgun sequence genome includes a region encoding these proteins:
- the LOC131634118 gene encoding uncharacterized protein LOC131634118, giving the protein MDQVMQGNEMGDDSSMNLDNSRANWTPSQDRYFLELLLSHVHRGNKTGKVFTRLAWVDMTEQFNNKFGFKYDIDVLKNRYKRFKKQYYEIKAIVSQNGFQWDGTLNMITANDKTWEEYIKAHPDAHVFRKKVAPCYNDLCIIYGHAVADGRYSLSCFDEGFEYEENASKERDDQTSTGKGVDDQTPLTHSQSKIDWSPMMDRVFVELMLDQVRKGNKVGRTFTRQTWGDMAESFNDRFGCHYGKVVLKNRFNVLRRHYSSINVLLGKEGFSWDKTQHKVVADDQVWQKCIRVNHKYRLYRIKSMPFYSGMCIVCRDEAPAACKSNLEKKPYNGKNSVPDSNASMHIGGENDFLGDTQPLPYAAFHTGDQSNYTKDTQPLPDATFHIGGENNLTGDTISLPLPYATLHIDSENNLIRDTQPSSNPTLNLGSGNNFTRDTIIQPFHNAALHVGGENSFSRDNIMQPFPNEGLHIGGENNFIRNTISQPLHNATLQIGSESNFTEGAQPLTNADNEGGERNSIRKTQLLTNADNEGGERNSTRKTQPRPNADNEGGERNSTRKTQPRPSADNEGGERNSTRKTQPPANADNEDGERNSTRKTQPPKNTDKEPLLASVGKNITSQKKRHQTKTSPALNVPKKARNNYNEGVSVALKHMAVAVTSLSNKTKKEDNFSVGNVMTVLQAIPGLDDDLILDACDFLEDEKRARMFLALDSNLRKKWLLRKLRS; this is encoded by the exons ATGGATCAAGTTATGCAAG GTAATGAAATGGGGGATGATTCATCGATGAATTTAGACAACTCGAGGGCTAATTGGACTCCATCTCAAGACCGATATTTTCTTGAGCTTTTGCTGTCCCATGTTCACAGAGGCAACAAAACAGGCAAAGTGTTTACCAGATTAGCGTGGGTAGACATGACTgaacaatttaataataaatttgggTTTAAGTATGATATAGATGTGTTGAAGAACCGTTACAAGCGATTCAAAAAACAATACTATGAAATAAAAGCAATAGTTAGTCAAAACGGATTCCAATGGGACGGGACACTAAACATGATCACTGCTAATGATAAAACATGGGAAGAGTATATTAAG GCCCACCCTGATGCTcatgtttttagaaaaaaagttgCTCCGTGTTATAATGATCTATGCATAATCTATGGTCACGCAGTTGCTGATGGGAGATACAGCCTTTCATGTTTTGACGAAGGTTTTGAATACGAAG AAAATGCTTCGAAAGAACGAGATGACCAGACTAGCACCGGTAAAGGAGTGGATGATCAGACTCCCCTTACTCATAGTCAAAGTAAAATAGACTGGTCTCCGATGATGGACCGAGTTTTTGTTGAACTTATGTTGGACCAGGTGCGTAAAGGGAACAAGGTTGGCCGTACATTCACGAGGCAAACATGGGGAGACATGGCTGAGTCATTTAATGATAGGTTTGGATGTCACTATGGTAAGGTTGTGTTGAAAAACCGTTTCAATGTCCTAAGGAGGCATTATTCATCTATAAATGTCCTCCTTGGCAAAGAAGGTTTCAGTTGGGACAAGACACAACACAAGGTTGTGGCTGATGACCAAGTTTGGCAAAAATGCATCAGG GTAAATCACAAGTACCGGCTTTACAGAATTAAAAGCATGCCTTTTTATTCTGGCATGTGCATCGTATGTCGTGATGAAGCTCCTGCAGCTTGCAAGTCAAATCTTGAAAAGAAACCTTATAACGGCAAGAACTCTGTCCCAGACTCTAATGCATCAATGCATATAGGCGGTGAAAATGATTTTCTCGGAGATACTCAACCTCTCCCTTACGCAGCATTTCACACAGGTGATCAAAGTAATTATACCAAAGATACGCAACCTCTCCCTGATGCAACATTCCATATAGGTGGCGAAAATAATTTGACCGGGGATACTATTTCCCTGCCTCTCCCTTATGCAACATTGCATATAGACAGTGAAAATAATTTGATCAGAGATACTCAGCCATCCTCTAACCCAACTTTGAATCTAGGAAGTGGAAATAATTTTACCAGAGATACCATTATTCAGCCTTTCCATAATGCAGCATTGCATGTAGGTGGTGAAAATagttttagcagagataacattatGCAGCCTTTCCCTAATGAAGGATTGCATATCGGTGGTGAAAATAATTTTATTCGAAATACGATTAGTCAGCCTCTCCATAATGCAACATTGCAAATAGGGAGTGAAAGTAACTTTACTGAAGGAGCTCAGCCTCTGACGAACGCGGATAATGAAGGTGGTGAAAGGAACTCTATCAGAAAAACTCAGCTTCTGACGAATGCAGATAATGAAGGCGGTGAAAGGAACTCTACCAGAAAAACTCAGCCTCGACCGAATGCAGATAATGAAGGCGGTGAAAGGAACTCTACCAGAAAAACTCAGCCTCGACCGAGTGCAGATAATGAAGGCGGTGAAAGGAACTCTACCAGAAAAACTCAGCCTCCGGCAAACGCAGATAATGAGGATGGGGAAAGAAACTCTACCAGAAAAACTCAGCCTCCGAAAAATACAGATAAAGAACCATTGCTTGCGAGTGTTGGAAAAAACATTACTAGTCAGAAAAAAAGACATCAAACTAAAACCTCCCCGGCCTTGAATGTGCCGAAGAAAGCAAGAAACAACTATAACGAAGGAGTGTCAGTTGCCTTGAAACATATGGCAGTTGCAGTTACATCACTTTCCAATAAAACTAAGAAAGAAGATAATTTTTCTGTAGGCAATGTTATGACGGTGCTTCAGGCTATACCGGGCTTGGATGACGATCTGATATTAGATGCATGTGATTTTTTGGAAGACGAAAAAAGAGCAAGAATGTTTCTGGCGTTGGATtcgaatttgagaaagaaatggTTATTAAGAAAGCTTCGTTCATAA